A window of the Alnus glutinosa chromosome 4, dhAlnGlut1.1, whole genome shotgun sequence genome harbors these coding sequences:
- the LOC133866583 gene encoding GRAS family protein RAM1-like, with protein MEYTDEEELLNLSLAIVSESGDGRTRKRKRGDALSPMHSYEGCEGKIFRLLQMREQMLKLDRKRSQAVAAEDHGNGLHLIHLLLITATAVDQNKVGSAVENLTELYRTVSPTGRSLQRVVAYFADGLAARLLTRKSPFYNMIMKDPTDEEEFLAFTDLYRVSPYYQFAHFTANQCIIEAFEKEEDQNNRTLHVVDFDVSYGFQWPSLIQSISEKASSGNRISLRITGFGRTLEELQETEDRLVSFSKGFRNLNFEFQGLLRGCSSNSKLNVNLRKKKNETLAVNLVFYMNTLNDDEKISDTLKSVHSLNPSVIILVEQEGSRSPRSFLSRFMESLHCFAALFDSLDDCLPLKSTERLSIEKNHLGKEIKSLLNYDKNSDSNCLTYERMETWKARMENHGFMGIKLSSKSIIQAKLLLKIRSPSTCPLQLEGESGGGGGFRVSERDGGGISLGWQDRCLLTASAWHCV; from the coding sequence ATGGAATACACTGATGAGGAGGAGCTTTTGAATCTTAGCCTTGCGATTGTCTCAGAATCTGGTGATGGGAGGacaaggaagaggaagagaggggATGCTTTGAGCCCAATGCATTCATATGAAGGCTGTGAAGGGAAGATATTTAGGCTTCTTCAAATGAGGGAACAAATGCTAAAACTAGACCGCAAGAGATCACAAGCAGTAGCTGCTGAAGATCATGGAAATGGCCTCCATTTGATCCATTTGTTGCTCATAACAGCCACCGCAGTCGACCAAAACAAGGTCGGCTCTGCTGTGGAGAATCTGACGGAGTTGTACCGGACTGTGTCTCCGACCGGCAGATCGCTGCAACGAGTTGTAGCCTACTTTGCCGACGGTTTGGCCGCAAGGCTTCTCACCCGAAAATCTCCCTTCTACAACATGATCATGAAGGACCCTACAGACGAAGAAGAGTTTCTTGCATTCACCGATCTCTACAGGGTGTCTCCATATTACCAATTTGCTCATTTCACTGCCAACCAGTGCATAATAGAGGCCTTTGAGAAGGAGGAAGACCAAAACAACAGAACATTACATGTTGTCGATTTTGATGTCTCTTATGGGTTCCAATGGCCTTCTCTTATCCAGTCGATTTCCGAAAAGGCATCCAGTGGAAATCGAATATCCCTCCGGATAACAGGATTCGGAAGAACCTTGGAAGAACTGCAAGAAACAGAGGACAGGCTGGTAAGCTTCTCAAAGGGCTTCCGTAACTTGAACTTCGAATTCCAGGGATTGTTAAGAGGCTGCTCCTCCAACTCCAAGCTTAATGTTAActtaaggaagaagaagaacgagacaCTGGCAGTAAATTTGGTTTTCTATATGAATACTTTGAATGATGATGAGAAGATTTCTGACACATTGAAATCTGTACATTCGCTTAATCCCTCTGTTATAATCTTAGTGGAACAAGAGGGCAGCCGAAGCCCACGAAGCTTCTTGTCAAGATTCATGGAGTCGTTGCATTGCTTTGCAGCATTGTTTGACTCACTGGATGATTGCCTTCCACTGAAGAGTACAGAGAGGTTGAGCATTGAGAAGAACCATCTTGGTAAAGAGATCAAAAGCTTGCTTAACTATGATAAGAATAGTGATTCAAATTGCTTAACATATGAAAGGATGGAAACGTGGAAGGCAAGAATGGAGAATCATGGTTTCATGGGTATTAAATTAAGCTCCAAGTCTATTATTCAAGCAAAACTTCTTCTGAAAATTAGGAGCCCTTCAACTTGTCCCCTTCAGCTTGAGGGGgagagtggtggtggtggtgggttCAGAGTTTCTGAAAGAGATGGAGGAGGCATTTCTCTTGGGTGGCAGGATAGGTGTCTGCTTACAGCCTCTGCATGGCATTGTGTATGA